In the Lysinibacillus sp. PLM2 genome, one interval contains:
- the rplW gene encoding 50S ribosomal protein L23, with protein MEARDVLKRPVITERSSELMAEKKYTFEVDVRANKTEVKDAVEEIFGVEVEKVNIMNYKGKFKRVGKFGGYTNKRRKAIVKLTADSKEIEIF; from the coding sequence ATGGAAGCACGTGATGTACTAAAACGTCCGGTCATTACTGAGCGTTCTTCTGAGCTTATGGCTGAGAAAAAATATACTTTCGAAGTTGATGTTCGTGCAAACAAAACTGAAGTAAAAGACGCTGTAGAAGAAATCTTTGGAGTAGAAGTTGAAAAAGTAAACATCATGAACTACAAAGGTAAATTCAAACGTGTTGGTAAATTCGGTGGATACACTAACAAACGTCGTAAAGCGATCGTTAAATTAACTGCTGATAGTAAAGAAATCGAAATCTTTTAA
- the rplD gene encoding 50S ribosomal protein L4: MTKVSVLSQTGASVGEIELNDSVFGIEPNEAVLFDAVIAQRASLRQGNHKVKNRSEVAGGGRKPWRQKGTGRARQGSIRSPQWRGGGTVFGPTPRSYSYKLPKKVRRLALKSALSAKVVEQNLLVLDALQLDAPKTKDFKAILGNLNLDKKALFVTAELDENVALSARNIPGVTVLTANGINVLDLLGHDKVVFTKAAVEKVEEVLG, translated from the coding sequence ATGACAAAGGTATCTGTACTTAGTCAAACAGGTGCTTCAGTTGGTGAAATCGAATTAAACGACTCAGTTTTCGGAATTGAGCCAAATGAAGCTGTATTATTCGACGCAGTAATCGCTCAACGCGCTTCTCTACGTCAAGGTAATCATAAAGTGAAAAACCGTTCTGAAGTTGCTGGTGGTGGTCGTAAACCATGGCGTCAAAAAGGAACTGGTCGTGCTCGTCAAGGTTCTATCCGTTCTCCACAATGGCGTGGCGGTGGTACTGTATTCGGTCCAACTCCAAGAAGCTATAGCTATAAATTACCAAAGAAAGTTCGTCGCTTAGCTCTTAAATCTGCTTTATCAGCTAAAGTTGTAGAACAAAATCTACTTGTCCTTGATGCATTACAATTAGATGCACCAAAAACAAAAGATTTCAAAGCAATCTTAGGTAACTTAAACTTAGACAAAAAAGCTTTATTCGTTACTGCTGAATTAGATGAAAACGTAGCATTATCTGCTCGTAACATCCCTGGTGTAACTGTTTTAACAGCTAATGGAATCAACGTTCTTGATCTTTTAGGTCACGATAAAGTTGTATTTACAAAAGCTGCAGTAGAAAAAGTTGAGGAGGTGCTTGGATAA